In one window of Paraburkholderia phymatum STM815 DNA:
- a CDS encoding fumarylacetoacetate hydrolase family protein: MGYVFAPAPVTAVPVVGSDDQFAVRRIYCVGRNYEAHAREMGHDPDREPPFFFAKPADAVLYVAPGATGEFPYPAQSKNVHYEMELVAAIGKAGKNIPASNALDHVYGYALGLDMTRRDLQAEAKKLGRPWDTAKGFDYSAPLGPIHPVSKVGHVDKGAIFLTVNGEEKQRSDVSQLIWSVAETIEYLSSFFELQPGDLIFTGTPEGVGAIVRGDLMKGGVEGLGEFSVRMV; encoded by the coding sequence ATGGGTTACGTGTTTGCGCCAGCGCCGGTGACGGCTGTGCCAGTCGTCGGATCGGACGATCAATTCGCGGTACGCCGCATTTACTGCGTCGGCCGCAATTACGAAGCGCATGCGCGCGAAATGGGCCATGATCCCGACCGCGAACCGCCGTTCTTCTTCGCGAAGCCCGCCGACGCCGTGCTCTACGTCGCGCCCGGTGCCACGGGTGAATTTCCGTATCCGGCGCAGTCAAAGAATGTCCACTACGAAATGGAACTCGTCGCGGCAATCGGCAAGGCGGGCAAGAACATTCCCGCCAGCAACGCGCTCGATCACGTCTATGGCTACGCGCTCGGTCTCGATATGACGCGCCGCGATTTGCAGGCGGAAGCGAAGAAACTGGGGCGTCCGTGGGACACCGCGAAGGGCTTCGACTACTCGGCGCCGCTCGGTCCGATTCATCCCGTTTCCAAGGTCGGTCACGTCGACAAAGGCGCGATCTTTCTTACCGTCAACGGGGAAGAAAAGCAGCGCTCGGATGTGTCTCAGTTGATCTGGTCTGTGGCTGAGACAATCGAGTATCTGTCCAGCTTCTTCGAATTGCAGCCCGGCGATCTGATTTTCACGGGTACGCCCGAAGGCGTCGGCGCCATCGTCCGTGGCGACCTGATGAAGGGCGGCGTTGAGGGGCTGGGCGAATTCAGCGTGCGCATGGTGTAA
- the maiA gene encoding maleylacetoacetate isomerase, with protein MKLYSYFRSSASYRVRIALNLKNLPYEYVPVHLLRDGGEQFKPEYRKLNHDAIVPTLVDNGHVITQSLAIIEYLEETHPEPALLPSKPADRAYVRSIVQQLACEIHPLNNLRVLKYLKRTVGVSDEVKDAWYHHWISSGFAALEEYLVADGRAGMLCFGDTPTIADICLVPQVFNASRFNVDLSPYPTIRRICDYANSLDAFARAEPSVQPDAE; from the coding sequence ATGAAGCTATACAGCTACTTTCGCAGCTCGGCGTCCTATCGCGTGCGCATCGCGCTGAATCTGAAGAATCTGCCGTACGAGTACGTGCCCGTGCATCTGCTGCGCGACGGCGGCGAGCAGTTCAAGCCCGAATACCGCAAGCTCAATCACGACGCCATCGTGCCAACGCTGGTGGACAACGGTCATGTGATCACGCAGTCGCTTGCGATCATCGAGTATCTGGAGGAAACGCATCCCGAGCCGGCGCTGCTGCCGTCGAAGCCTGCCGATCGCGCGTATGTCCGCTCGATCGTCCAGCAGCTTGCGTGCGAAATCCATCCATTGAACAATCTGCGCGTGCTCAAGTATTTGAAGCGCACGGTCGGCGTGAGCGACGAGGTGAAGGACGCGTGGTATCACCATTGGATCAGTTCGGGTTTTGCTGCGCTCGAAGAGTATCTGGTCGCCGATGGCCGCGCGGGTATGCTGTGCTTCGGCGATACGCCGACCATCGCCGATATCTGCCTCGTGCCGCAGGTGTTCAATGCCTCGCGCTTTAACGTCGATTTGAGCCCCTATCCGACAATCCGGCGCATTTGCGATTACGCAAACTCGCTGGATGCGTTCGCGCGCGCCGAACCTTCCGTGCAACCGGACGCGGAGTAA
- the ftsY gene encoding signal recognition particle-docking protein FtsY — protein MFSFFKRFKGSKAPDDTPEASQTERGADLDMQDLAEPAAPAAARPQALPDSADAPEFDPDYVPDAADFEDADKEADESDANVEIVPPPVPEAAARRSWLTRLRSGLSKTSSSITGIFVGTRIDEDLYEELETALLMSDAGVDATEYLLETLREKVRSERLTDPQQVKSALRTLLVDLLKPLEKSLTLGHYHPTVMMIAGVNGAGKTTSIGKLAKHMQRFNQSVLLAAGDTFRAAAREQLAIWGERNNVMVVQQESGDPAAVIFDAVGAARARKINVVMADTAGRLPTQLHLMEELRKVKRVIGKAMAGAPHEVLLVIDANTGQNALAQVKAFDDALGLTGLIVTKLDGTAKGGILAAIARQRPVPVYFIGVGEKVEDLQPFSAEEFSDALLG, from the coding sequence ATGTTCAGCTTTTTCAAACGATTCAAGGGTTCCAAGGCGCCCGACGACACGCCTGAAGCGTCGCAGACCGAGCGCGGCGCAGACCTCGACATGCAGGACCTGGCTGAGCCGGCAGCGCCCGCGGCGGCCCGCCCGCAAGCTCTGCCGGATTCGGCCGACGCGCCCGAATTCGATCCAGATTACGTTCCTGATGCCGCCGACTTCGAAGACGCGGACAAGGAAGCCGACGAAAGCGACGCGAACGTCGAAATTGTTCCGCCGCCCGTGCCCGAAGCGGCCGCCCGACGCTCGTGGCTCACGCGCCTGCGCAGCGGCCTGTCGAAAACGAGTTCGAGCATCACGGGCATTTTCGTCGGCACCAGGATCGACGAAGACCTGTATGAAGAACTGGAAACGGCGCTGCTGATGTCCGACGCGGGCGTCGATGCGACCGAATATCTGCTCGAAACGCTGCGCGAGAAAGTACGCAGCGAGCGCCTCACCGATCCGCAGCAGGTAAAGAGCGCGCTGCGCACGCTGCTCGTCGACCTGCTGAAGCCGCTGGAGAAGTCGCTTACGCTCGGCCATTACCATCCGACCGTGATGATGATTGCGGGCGTCAACGGCGCGGGCAAGACCACCAGCATCGGCAAGCTGGCCAAGCATATGCAACGCTTCAACCAGTCCGTGCTGCTCGCAGCGGGTGACACGTTTCGCGCCGCCGCGCGCGAACAGCTCGCGATCTGGGGAGAGCGCAATAACGTGATGGTCGTGCAACAGGAAAGCGGCGATCCCGCGGCGGTGATTTTCGATGCCGTCGGCGCGGCGCGCGCCCGCAAAATCAACGTCGTGATGGCGGACACGGCAGGCCGTCTGCCGACCCAGCTTCACTTGATGGAAGAACTGCGCAAGGTGAAGCGCGTGATCGGCAAGGCGATGGCCGGCGCGCCGCATGAAGTGCTGCTCGTCATCGATGCGAATACGGGTCAGAATGCGCTCGCGCAAGTAAAGGCATTCGACGACGCACTCGGGCTTACAGGCCTGATCGTGACGAAACTTGACGGCACGGCGAAGGGCGGCATCCTCGCGGCGATCGCGCGGCAACGCCCCGTGCCCGTGTACTTCATCGGCGTCGGCGAGAAGGTCGAGGACCTGCAGCCGTTCAGCGCCGAAGAGTTTTCAGATGCATTGCTGGGTTGA
- the rsmD gene encoding 16S rRNA (guanine(966)-N(2))-methyltransferase RsmD — protein MSRTSSARAKSAPSGRGQAHTIRIIGGDWKRTPLPVIDLDGLRPTPDRVRETLFNWLGQRLDGQRCLDLFAGSGALGFEAASRGAARVLMVERNARAAAQLRANQAKLSAGAIEIAEADALRLAASLAPGSFDVVFLDPPFGEDLLGRSLEVAVPLVSANGFLYVESGQSLDAAGFAALAGWSVVRQGKAGAVHYHLLQRENEE, from the coding sequence ATGTCCCGTACTTCTTCTGCACGCGCAAAGAGCGCGCCCTCCGGGCGCGGCCAGGCGCACACAATCCGCATCATCGGCGGCGACTGGAAGCGCACGCCGCTGCCCGTGATCGATCTCGACGGCCTGCGCCCGACGCCCGACCGCGTTCGCGAGACACTGTTCAACTGGCTGGGTCAGCGGCTCGACGGCCAGCGCTGTCTCGATCTCTTTGCCGGCAGCGGCGCGCTCGGTTTCGAAGCGGCATCGCGCGGCGCAGCGCGCGTGCTGATGGTTGAGCGCAATGCGCGTGCGGCGGCGCAACTGCGGGCGAATCAGGCGAAGCTGTCGGCGGGCGCGATCGAAATCGCCGAAGCCGACGCATTGCGGCTCGCCGCGAGCCTCGCGCCCGGTTCGTTCGACGTCGTGTTCCTCGATCCGCCGTTCGGTGAGGATCTGCTCGGGCGCTCGCTCGAGGTCGCGGTGCCGCTGGTTAGCGCGAATGGCTTTCTTTACGTCGAGTCGGGACAATCGCTCGATGCGGCCGGATTTGCTGCGCTGGCGGGCTGGTCAGTCGTCAGGCAGGGCAAGGCGGGCGCCGTCCACTATCATTTGCTGCAGCGCGAAAATGAGGAATAA
- the coaD gene encoding pantetheine-phosphate adenylyltransferase: protein MVVAVYPGTFDPLTRGHEDLVRRASSIFDTLVVGVADSRNKRPFFNLEERLEIANEVLGHYPNVQVMSFKGLLKDFVRVNNARVIVRGLRAVSDFEYEFQMAGMNRYLLPDVETMFMTPSDQYQFISGTIVREIAQLGGDVSKFVFPSVEKRLQDKVAALEQARAANP, encoded by the coding sequence ATGGTTGTCGCCGTGTATCCGGGTACGTTCGATCCGCTCACGCGTGGTCACGAAGACCTCGTGCGTCGCGCTTCGAGCATTTTCGACACGCTGGTGGTAGGCGTGGCGGATAGCCGCAACAAGCGGCCCTTCTTCAACCTCGAAGAGCGCCTCGAGATTGCGAACGAAGTGCTCGGCCACTATCCGAACGTCCAGGTGATGAGCTTCAAGGGGCTATTGAAGGATTTCGTCCGCGTCAACAATGCGCGCGTGATCGTGCGCGGACTGCGTGCCGTATCGGATTTCGAATATGAGTTTCAGATGGCGGGCATGAACCGCTATCTGCTGCCCGACGTCGAGACGATGTTCATGACGCCGTCCGACCAGTATCAGTTCATCTCGGGCACGATCGTCCGCGAGATCGCGCAACTGGGCGGCGATGTGAGCAAGTTCGTATTTCCGTCCGTGGAAAAGCGGCTGCAGGACAAGGTCGCCGCGCTGGAGCAGGCGCGGGCCGCCAATCCGTGA
- a CDS encoding YfhL family 4Fe-4S dicluster ferredoxin, which translates to MALMITDECINCDVCEPECPNDAISMGPEIYVIDPKKCTECVGHFDEPQCVQVCPVECIPRNPDYLETAEQLMEKYNGLQAAKSA; encoded by the coding sequence ATGGCCCTGATGATTACCGACGAGTGCATCAATTGCGACGTCTGCGAGCCCGAGTGCCCGAACGACGCGATTTCGATGGGCCCGGAAATCTATGTGATCGACCCGAAGAAGTGCACCGAATGCGTCGGCCATTTCGACGAGCCGCAATGTGTGCAGGTGTGCCCTGTTGAATGCATTCCGCGCAATCCGGACTATCTGGAGACGGCCGAGCAACTGATGGAGAAGTACAACGGACTGCAGGCCGCGAAGAGCGCCTGA
- the hisC gene encoding histidinol-phosphate transaminase, with protein sequence MSRYWSDIVHRLTPYVPGEQPALAHPVKLNTNENPYPPSPAVLRAIRDELGEHAESLRRYPDPTARVLRETVAAHHGLNADQVFAGNGSDEVLATVFQALLKHDKPILFPDITYSFYPTYARLYDVEYRTIPLDDAFQIRIDDYMQHDGEANGGILFPNPNAPTGHALPLSDIERVVAANPESVVVVDEAYVDFGAQSAISLIGKYPNLLVVHTTSKSRSLAGMRVGFAFGDVELIDALNRVKDSFNSYPLDRLAQAAATAAYKDDAWFRECTERVIASRERLTSQLTALGFEVVPSSANFLFARHDGYDAATLAAQLREKEIFVRHFELPRIDQHLRISIGTDAECDTLVDALKDILGGYVG encoded by the coding sequence TTGAGCCGCTACTGGAGCGATATCGTTCACCGGTTGACGCCGTACGTGCCGGGCGAACAGCCCGCGCTCGCGCATCCTGTGAAGCTGAACACCAACGAGAATCCGTACCCGCCCTCGCCCGCCGTGCTGCGCGCGATCCGCGACGAACTGGGCGAGCACGCCGAGTCGCTGCGTCGCTATCCAGATCCGACCGCACGCGTATTGCGCGAAACCGTCGCTGCGCATCACGGGCTGAATGCGGACCAGGTATTCGCGGGCAACGGCTCGGATGAAGTGCTCGCCACCGTGTTTCAGGCGCTTCTCAAGCACGACAAGCCGATTCTCTTTCCGGATATCACATACAGCTTCTATCCGACTTACGCGCGTCTCTACGACGTCGAGTACCGGACGATTCCGTTGGACGACGCGTTCCAGATCCGAATCGACGACTACATGCAGCATGACGGCGAGGCGAACGGTGGCATTCTCTTCCCGAATCCCAATGCGCCGACGGGACATGCGCTGCCGCTTTCGGACATCGAACGTGTTGTCGCGGCGAATCCCGAATCAGTCGTCGTGGTCGATGAAGCCTATGTGGACTTTGGCGCGCAGTCCGCAATCTCGCTGATCGGCAAGTATCCGAACCTGCTCGTCGTGCATACGACGTCGAAGTCGCGCTCGCTCGCGGGCATGCGCGTCGGCTTTGCATTCGGCGACGTCGAGTTGATCGACGCGTTGAATCGCGTGAAGGACAGCTTCAATTCATATCCGCTCGATCGCCTCGCGCAGGCGGCAGCCACGGCTGCCTACAAGGACGACGCGTGGTTCCGCGAGTGCACGGAGAGGGTCATCGCGAGCCGGGAACGTCTGACGTCGCAGTTGACTGCACTAGGGTTCGAAGTCGTGCCGTCGTCGGCGAACTTCCTGTTCGCTCGTCATGACGGCTACGACGCCGCCACGCTCGCCGCGCAGCTCAGGGAAAAGGAAATCTTCGTGCGGCACTTCGAGTTGCCGCGCATCGACCAGCATCTGCGGATCTCGATCGGCACGGACGCCGAGTGCGATACGCTCGTGGACGCGTTGAAGGATATTCTTGGCGGGTACGTCGGCTGA
- the pth gene encoding aminoacyl-tRNA hydrolase — protein sequence MIKLIVGLGNPGAEYTATRHNAGFWLIDQLAREAGTTLRDERRFHGFYAKARLYGEEVHLLEPMTYMNRSGQSVVALAHFFKILPDQILVAHDELDLPPGTVKLKLGGGSGGHNGLKDISAHLSTQQYWRLRIGIGHPRDLIPDSARAGAKPDVANFVLKPPRKEEQDLIDASIERALAVMPVVVKGELERAMMQLHRNP from the coding sequence ATGATCAAGTTGATCGTCGGGCTCGGCAATCCGGGCGCCGAATACACCGCGACCCGGCACAACGCCGGCTTCTGGCTCATCGACCAACTCGCTCGCGAAGCGGGCACGACGTTGCGCGACGAGCGGCGCTTCCACGGTTTCTACGCGAAAGCGCGTCTTTACGGCGAAGAAGTGCATCTGCTCGAACCGATGACGTATATGAACCGCTCGGGTCAATCCGTCGTCGCGCTCGCGCATTTCTTCAAGATTCTGCCGGACCAGATTCTCGTCGCGCACGACGAACTCGATCTCCCGCCTGGCACCGTCAAGCTGAAGCTCGGCGGCGGCAGCGGCGGGCATAATGGCCTGAAGGACATATCCGCGCATCTGTCGACACAGCAGTACTGGCGGCTGCGCATCGGCATCGGCCATCCGCGCGATCTGATTCCCGACAGCGCGCGTGCCGGCGCGAAGCCCGACGTTGCGAATTTCGTGCTGAAGCCGCCGCGCAAGGAAGAGCAGGACCTGATCGACGCGTCGATCGAGCGCGCGCTGGCAGTCATGCCGGTAGTCGTCAAGGGCGAACTCGAACGCGCGATGATGCAACTGCATCGCAATCCCTGA
- a CDS encoding 50S ribosomal protein L25/general stress protein Ctc yields the protein MKVVAFERNLQGTGASRRLRNSGKAPGIVYGAGEPQLIELDHNALWHALKKEAFHSSILELEVAGKSQQVLLRDVQYHPFRQLVLHVDFQRVDAKKKLHTKVPLHFMNQETNPAVKLGGAIISHVINEIEIECLPAALPEFIEVDLAKIEAGQSLHATDIALPAGVALVAHLVAENPVIVSAPIPAGAQSEEAAAEGEKPAAE from the coding sequence ATGAAAGTCGTCGCTTTTGAGCGTAATCTGCAAGGTACGGGTGCGAGCCGCCGCCTGCGTAACTCGGGCAAGGCCCCGGGCATCGTGTACGGCGCTGGCGAACCGCAACTGATCGAACTCGATCACAACGCGCTGTGGCACGCACTGAAGAAAGAAGCATTCCACTCGTCGATCCTCGAACTGGAAGTGGCGGGCAAGTCGCAACAGGTTCTGCTGCGCGACGTGCAATACCACCCGTTCCGTCAGCTCGTGCTGCACGTGGACTTCCAGCGCGTCGACGCGAAGAAGAAGCTGCACACGAAGGTGCCGCTCCACTTCATGAATCAGGAAACCAACCCAGCTGTCAAGCTGGGTGGCGCGATCATCTCGCACGTCATCAACGAAATCGAAATCGAATGCCTGCCGGCCGCTCTGCCGGAGTTCATCGAAGTCGATCTGGCGAAGATCGAAGCGGGCCAATCCCTGCACGCAACGGACATCGCTCTGCCGGCTGGCGTCGCTCTGGTTGCGCACCTCGTCGCAGAAAACCCGGTGATCGTCTCGGCTCCGATTCCTGCTGGTGCCCAGTCGGAAGAAGCAGCAGCTGAAGGCGAAAAGCCGGCAGCTGAATAA
- a CDS encoding ribose-phosphate pyrophosphokinase produces the protein MSSHDGLMVFTGNANPALAQEVVKILGIPLGKAMVSRFSDGEIQVEIQENVRGKDVFVLQSTCAPTNDNLMELMIMVDALKRASAGRITAAIPYFGYARQDRRPRSARVAISAKVVANMLEIAGVERIITMDLHADQIQGFFDIPVDNIYATPVLLGDLRKQNHENLLVVSPDVGGVVRARALAKQLNCDLAIIDKRRPKANVAEVMNIIGEVEGRTCVIMDDMVDTAGTLCKAAQVLKERGATKVFAYATHPVLSGGAGPRIAASALDELVVTDTIPLSEEARQCAKIRSLTSAGLLAETFSRIRRGDSVMSLFAES, from the coding sequence CAACGCAAATCCCGCGCTTGCACAGGAAGTCGTCAAAATCCTCGGTATTCCCCTCGGCAAAGCAATGGTCTCCCGGTTCTCCGATGGCGAGATCCAGGTCGAGATTCAGGAAAACGTGCGTGGCAAGGACGTCTTCGTCCTTCAGTCCACCTGCGCGCCGACCAACGACAATCTGATGGAACTGATGATCATGGTCGATGCGCTCAAGCGCGCATCCGCAGGCCGGATCACCGCAGCCATCCCCTACTTCGGCTATGCCCGTCAGGATCGACGCCCGCGTTCGGCGCGCGTCGCCATCTCGGCGAAGGTCGTGGCGAACATGCTGGAAATCGCTGGCGTCGAGCGGATCATCACGATGGATCTGCACGCTGACCAGATTCAAGGCTTCTTCGACATCCCCGTCGACAACATCTACGCAACGCCCGTTCTGCTCGGCGACCTGCGCAAGCAGAATCACGAGAACCTGCTGGTCGTGTCGCCGGACGTCGGCGGCGTAGTCCGCGCCCGCGCGCTGGCCAAGCAGCTGAACTGCGATCTGGCGATCATCGACAAGCGCCGTCCAAAGGCGAACGTCGCTGAAGTGATGAACATCATCGGCGAAGTCGAAGGTCGTACCTGCGTGATCATGGACGACATGGTCGATACGGCAGGCACGCTCTGCAAGGCGGCGCAAGTGCTGAAGGAGCGCGGCGCGACGAAGGTGTTCGCGTATGCGACGCACCCGGTTCTGTCGGGCGGCGCCGGTCCGCGTATCGCTGCATCGGCGCTCGACGAACTCGTCGTCACCGACACGATTCCCCTCAGCGAAGAAGCCCGCCAGTGCGCGAAAATTCGCTCGCTGACCAGCGCCGGTCTGCTGGCCGAAACGTTCTCGCGTATCCGTCGCGGCGACTCGGTGATGTCGCTGTTCGCGGAAAGCTAA